In Brassica oleracea var. oleracea cultivar TO1000 unplaced genomic scaffold, BOL UnpScaffold00816, whole genome shotgun sequence, a single genomic region encodes these proteins:
- the LOC106320117 gene encoding eukaryotic translation initiation factor 4B-like, producing the protein MITRLSPRRNHRYEPYSRNDHSYRTEYDRTKEPLRIRNSTQDRYSKECYPREDFLQARSRRDQPRGYDGYHGYRRSPPRRDISFISGESHSVSSPKPRSWRDDHIRPSYREDDRNLTHRSTESPTGIPEDIPKAPTPQTTRTATKDQLEEAAAILARANMARSGGKEAETTSLRPSSQGRLSATQRLGSASSNSGSLQRLPASQRLGSPLPITGSQDRLPASSRLGLPNPVEPAPSARVPIMDRLGPLLDELDTDELSPVLSTQAQKRKPGRPPGKKKIQSSPLALP; encoded by the coding sequence atgatcacAAGACTTTCCCCAAGAAGGAATCACAGATACGAACCCTACTCCCGCAACGATCATTCCTACCGTACAGAGTATGATCGGACTAAAGAGCCACTCCGCATACGCAATTCTACCCAGGATCGATACTCTAAGGAGTGTTATCCAAGGGAGGACTTTCTTCAAGCGAGAAGTAGGAGAGACCAGCCTCGTGGGTATGATGGATACCACGGCTACCGACGATCCCCTCCTCGCAGAGATATCTCGTTTATCAGTGGGGAGTCCCACTCAGTAAGCTCTCCAAAGCCACGGTCTTGGAGAGATGATCATATAAGACCCTCCTATAGGGAAGATGATAGGAACTTGACCCATAGGTCCACTGAGTCTCCTACGGGGATTCCCGAGGATATACCGAAGGCTCCAACTCCCCAAACTACAAGGACTGCAACCAAGGACCAACTGGAGGAGGCTGCAGCAATCCTGGCTCGTGCTAATATGGCTCGCTCAGGTGGCAAAGAAGCAGAGACTACCTCGCTCAGACCATCATCTCAAGGACGTCTTTCAGCTACGCAAAGATTGGGAAGTGCATCTTCTAACTCAGGCTCACTTCAACGCCTTCCAGCCTCCCAACGTCTTGGCTCCCCACTCCCTATTACAGGCTCACAAGATCGCCTACCTGCTTCTAGTCGGCTGGGCCTCCCAAACCCAGTGGAACCTGCACCTTCTGCAAGAGTACCAATTATGGACAGATTAGGACCACTCTTGGATGAGCTTGATACCGATGAACTCTCACCTGTTTTGTCTACTCAGGCCCAGAAGAGGAAGCCAGGAAGACCCCCCGGGAAAAAGAAAATCCAATCCAGCCCTCTTGCACTACCATGa